A region from the Nostoc sp. HK-01 genome encodes:
- a CDS encoding pentapeptide repeat-containing protein: MFWLTGLTLLLGIFLFCLIRLSKNHYTVITILTLLLLPSAFCLLPLNALAVDWTHPLSFSNAELARRDFSGQTLQAAEFSNANMEMANFTGADLRGAVMSASVMTKANLHHADLTNAMVDQVNLTGADLSDAVLKEALLLRALFTDVNIQGADFTDAVLDKAQIKELCSKASGVNSKTGVETRESLGCR; the protein is encoded by the coding sequence ATGTTTTGGCTAACAGGATTAACATTACTTTTAGGAATTTTCTTATTTTGCCTGATTCGCCTGAGCAAAAATCACTACACAGTAATAACTATTCTTACCCTCTTGCTCCTGCCTTCTGCCTTCTGCCTCCTGCCTCTTAACGCCCTTGCAGTAGACTGGACTCATCCCTTGTCATTTAGTAATGCAGAGTTAGCGAGACGAGATTTTTCGGGACAAACTTTGCAAGCTGCGGAATTTTCTAACGCGAATATGGAGATGGCTAACTTTACAGGTGCTGACTTGCGTGGAGCCGTCATGAGTGCTTCAGTGATGACTAAAGCCAATCTTCACCATGCTGATTTAACCAATGCGATGGTCGATCAGGTAAACTTAACAGGGGCTGATTTAAGCGATGCCGTTTTGAAAGAAGCCTTGTTACTTCGCGCCCTGTTTACAGATGTAAATATTCAAGGTGCAGACTTCACTGATGCAGTTTTGGATAAAGCGCAAATCAAAGAACTGTGCAGTAAAGCTAGTGGAGTAAATTCCAAAACTGGCGTAGAAACTCGTGAATCTTTAGGATGTCGATGA
- a CDS encoding phosphoribosylaminoimidazole carboxylase ATPase subunit produces the protein MKRVGVIGGGQLAWMMGDAAQKLGVELIVQTPSKFDPAVAIAQDTVFAAIDDAKATEILAQKSDVITFENEFVDLDALSLLANQGVCFRPRLEALSPLLDKYHQRCYLRDLGLPVPQFFAVDDVENLAPQLEALSFPVVLKSRRHGYDGQGTFIIQDLASLQQKLAQIANQSQFLIEEFIPFERELAVIAARSVNGEVVIYPVVETQQEQQVCRRVIAPADITLNQIEQSQAIAHTLLNSLEVVGVFGIELFLTKNGKVLVNEIAPRTHNSGHFSIDACETSQFEQHLRAVCGLPLGNPTLHCRMAIMVNLLGYENSASGYQSQRQQLAAIPRATVHWYNKTESRPGRKLGHVTVLLDEHNPATANHLAHTLESIWYPS, from the coding sequence ATGAAGCGTGTTGGTGTAATTGGTGGTGGGCAACTAGCCTGGATGATGGGAGATGCAGCGCAAAAACTAGGAGTAGAATTAATTGTACAGACTCCTAGTAAATTTGATCCGGCTGTAGCTATTGCCCAAGATACAGTTTTTGCGGCAATTGATGATGCAAAAGCCACAGAAATTTTAGCTCAAAAAAGTGATGTCATCACCTTTGAAAATGAATTTGTTGACCTCGATGCTTTATCTTTATTAGCTAATCAAGGTGTTTGCTTCCGTCCGAGATTAGAAGCTTTATCGCCATTATTAGATAAATATCATCAGCGCTGTTATTTGCGAGATTTAGGCTTACCTGTTCCGCAATTTTTTGCCGTAGATGATGTAGAGAATTTAGCCCCTCAGCTAGAGGCTTTAAGTTTTCCTGTTGTTTTAAAATCTCGTCGTCATGGTTACGACGGACAAGGCACATTTATTATCCAAGATTTAGCAAGTTTACAGCAAAAGTTAGCTCAAATAGCAAATCAATCACAGTTTTTAATTGAAGAATTTATACCATTTGAACGGGAACTAGCGGTAATTGCCGCCCGTTCTGTAAATGGTGAAGTTGTCATCTATCCAGTGGTAGAAACCCAACAAGAACAGCAAGTATGTCGGCGAGTTATAGCCCCTGCGGATATTACACTTAATCAAATAGAGCAAAGTCAAGCGATCGCCCATACTTTATTAAATAGCCTAGAAGTTGTTGGAGTGTTTGGTATAGAACTATTTCTCACCAAAAATGGTAAAGTTCTAGTCAACGAAATAGCGCCCCGCACCCATAATTCGGGACATTTCTCTATTGATGCTTGCGAAACTTCTCAATTTGAACAACACCTCAGAGCCGTGTGTGGTTTGCCTTTAGGTAATCCAACTTTACACTGTCGTATGGCTATTATGGTGAACCTGTTGGGATATGAAAATTCTGCGAGTGGCTATCAAAGCCAGCGTCAACAATTAGCCGCCATTCCCCGCGCAACCGTTCACTGGTACAACAAAACCGAATCTCGTCCTGGGCGAAAATTGGGACACGTTACAGTTTTGCTAGATGAGCATAACCCAGCAACT